In Brachybacterium fresconis, the genomic stretch GCAGCAGGGGGTCGTTGAGGCCGTTGGCCTCGCGATAGATGTCCAGCGCCTTCGGGGAGGCCGACGGGCCGAGCGCGCGTCGGGCGGGATCCGAGGGCGAGAAGGACATGATGACGAACACCAGCAGCGCGGCGCCGAGGATCATGATCGGCAGCGCGACCAGGCGCCGTCCGATCAGGCGGACGAGTTGGGACACGGGAGGTCCTCCGGTGGGGTGGCGGGTCTGCAGGAGGTCGGCGGGTGCCGGGGCCGACGGCGGGTCGGCCCCGGCACGGGACGGTTCAGGCCGAGGCCGTGGTCGCGACGTCCACGAAGCTCAGTCCCGTCAGGGAGATCGGCTGGAAGTCGACCAGGGTGCTGCCGTCCCAGGCGGTGGGCGACTTGCGGTGGAACAGCGGGTACAGCGGCACCTCGTCCGAGAGCAGGTCGAACAGCTGGCTCCAGACCTTCTCCTGCTCGGCGGCGTCGGCCGTCTCCAGGCCCTTCGTCAGCAGCTCCTGGACCTCGTCGTAGGCGCCCTCGCCCTTCCAGTGCATGCGGGTGTCGGTCCAGATGTCGTTGCCGTACCACCAGCGCATGAGCAGGTCGGGGTCGTTGCCGAAGACGGAGGGGTCGCCGGGGGCGATCACCACGTCGTACGCATCGGGGTCGGAGTCGATCGTGTTGTACACGTCGGCGGACTGCTTCTGCTCGAAGGCGACGTCGATGCCCAGGGCGGTCAGCGACTCCTGGATGATCGGGGTGACCTGCTGGACCCAGCCGTGGTCGGTGACCAGCATCCGGAAGGAGGCCAGCCCGGTCTCGGCGAACAGGGCCTTGGCCTTCTCCGCATCGAGCGAGTAGACCGTCGAGGCCTCCTTGTAGTTCGGGTGCTCGGGCTGGACGAAGCAGCTCGCCGCCGTCGCCTGACCGCTCAGACCGGTCTCGATGACCTTGTCCATGTCGATCGCGTAGAGGAACGCCTGGCGGTTCTTCAGATCGTTGAAGGGATTGTCCGGCGCATTGTTGAACATCGCGAACAGCAGCCCGAAGCCGCCGACGGACTCGACGTCGCTGGTGGCCTTGAGTCCGTCGATCGACAGGTAGGGCACCGAGTCGATGGCCTGGACGGTCTGCGACTGCAGCGCGTTGGTGCGGGTGGCCGCATCGGGGATGATCTGCCAGCTCATGGTGCCGGCCTTCGCGGGCATGGGGCCGGTGTAGTCGTCGAACCGCTCGAACTCGACGATCTTGGAGGCGGCGCCGCTGTCGGTCATCGTCCAGGGGCCGGTGCCGATCGGATTCGAGTCGAAGGCCTTCGGATCTGCCTCGACCGCGGCCTGCGGCACGATCTTCACCGTGGAGAGCCGCTCGGCGAACACGCCGGTGGGGCTGGTCAGGCTGAAGGTGACGGTGGTGTCGTCCTTCTTCTCGACCCCCTCGATGAAGGAGATGAACTGGGCGTACAGCGAGGCGTTGTCCGGGTTCAGCACGCGCTCGAACGAGAAGACCACGTCGTCGGTGGTCACCGGGGAGCCGTCGTGGAAGACCGCGCCGTCGCGCAGCGTCACGTCGACGCTGGTGCCGTCGGCGCTGGGGATCTCGGTCGCCAGCGCCGCGTACACCTCGCGGGTGACGGGATGCAGCTCGGTCAGGCCCTCGAGCGTGTGCCAGTTGACCGCGACCGTCAGGGCGGCCGACGTCGTCATCGGATCGAAGCCGTTGGTCCCCAGCTCGTAGCTGATGGCGGCGGTGAGGTGACCGTCCGGGTCCGCTTCGCCGGCGGGAGCGCCACCGGAGTCGGATCCGCCTCCGCTGCCGGAGCCGGTGTCCTTCGGAGCGCAGGCGCCGATGCCTGCGACGATCCCGGCGGCACCGGCGAGGACGGCGGAGCCGCGGAGGAATCCGCGTCGGCCCATGGGGCCGGTGGAGTTCGTGTTCACCGTGGTGACATCCCTTCATTGGGTTGGTCCCGACGCCCCGGGGCGTCGGGGTCGTGGAAAAACCCCGTCGTCGGGATCTGTCCTGACCCCGTCGTCGGATTCCGGGATGGACCCGTCGTCGGGTCCCGTGGTGGAGCCCGTCGTCGGGACCCGTCCGGATCCCCTCCGCGAGAGACGACGGTTCGCCTCTCCGCGAAGATCAGACGTATGATGTCTGATGACCAGAGAGAGTACATCACCACGACAGTGATCGCCACCACGGGGCGGGCGTTGCGACCAGCGGGTGGTCGTCCGGGCCGACGAGCGATCCGCACGGGGCCGAGACGGCCCCGGTGCGGTCGATACGGACCGGGACGACGCGGGACGAGGCAGAACAGGCACGATGGAGTGATGCACCGCACACGGCTGTGCATCGGGGAGGAGACGACATGGTTCGCACGAAGGGGGCCGGCGGCAGCGCCGTCGAGCGCATCCAGGAGCTCATCCTGGCCGAGGGGCTGGTCCCGGGGGATCCGATGCCCACCGAGACCGCGCTGTGCGAGCGCTTGGAGATCTCCCGCTCCTCCGTGCGCGAGGCCATGCGCACGCTCGCCTCGCTGGACATCGTCGAGGTGCGCCACGGGCACGGGACCTTCGTGGGCCAGCTCTCGCTCGCTCCGCTGGTCAACGGCCTGCTGTTCCGCGCCCGGCTCGACGACGGCAATGACCTGCGGGCCCTGCGGGAAGTGGTGGAGCTGCGCATCGCGATCGATCTGTCCGTCGCCGATCAGCTCGTCGACATCTACCGCGGCACCGTCAATCCCGAGCTCGAGTCGCTCGTGGAGGAGATGCGGACGCTGGCTGGCCGGGGCGAGCCGTTCCCGCAGGCCGACGCGGCCTTCCATAGCACCCTCTTCGCGGACCTGGCCAACGGCCTCATGCGCCAGCTCGCCCAGGCCTTCTGGGAGATCCACACGACGGCGGTGCCGATGTTGGGGCTGGCCCCGGCGGAGGACATCCTGGACACGGTCGAGGCCCACCGCGCCATGCTCGTCGCCCTCGAGGCGGGGGACGCCGACGCCTACCGTGCGGCGGTCCACGAGCACTACCGCCCGCTGGGGCGCACCCTCGATGCGGCCGCGGAGACCGGACGGACCGCCGCGCTCCGGTGACCCGAGGGCTGCCGCGCTCCGGTGACCCGAGGGCTGCCGCGATCCGGTGACCCGAGGGCTGCCGTGGTCCGGCGACCCGAGGGCTGCCGTGGTCCGGCGACCTGAGGGCTACCGTGGGGTCCATGACCTCTGTGGATGAACCCGCGCAGCTGGCGGCCCTGGACATCTTCCTGCCCTCCCCGCCGCCGGATCCCGAGCAGCAGGAGGCCTTCCTGGACGAGGCCGCCGCGCTCGCTCTCGACGGCCACCCGATCACCGTCTACTTCCAGGACGAGGACGCCTGGGCCTTCGAGGAGTGCGAACCGGTGCGGGAGATGCTGGAGGCCGTGGGGGACGCGGTGCTGCCGGTGACGGTGCTGGGGCTGGACATCGTGGTCAGCTGGGCCTATCCGAGCACGGATCAGATGACGCGCTTCGCCCAGGTCGGCGGTGCGTCGGAGGCACCGCGGTCGGCAGCGGCCTCCGCGTGCGGTCCCGGCGGTGCCGGCGCGCCGATGCCCCGCGAGGCAGGCGGCTTCGCCGCCCAGCTGATGGGCGCCGCCCCTGCTCCGGCCCGCCCGGCCGGAGGACCGGAGATCGAGGGTCGACGCAACCTCATGGGCGGTGACCACGGGGACGGTCTGCCCGATCGGGCGTCCCCGGCCCCTGGAGCCGTGGCCGACTGACCTCGCCGGAGGCTCGGGGCGGGCGTCAGTCGGTCATCACCGCGCGTCGGACGCTCTCGCGCAGCAGATCGCGGCGGGCCCGGTGGACGTGCTCGGGCTCGTCCGACGTGGCGGCGTAGACGTTGCTGACCGGCGACCAGGCCATGGACATCCCGATGACCAGTGCCATGATGTCGAACGGCTCGCCGTCCCGCACGGTTCCGGCTGCTTGGGCGTCGGCGATGAAGCGCAGCTTGCGATCGTCCCGGCGGTCTCCCTCCTGGACGAGATGCCCGGTGGGCCTCCGCTCGAGGCGGGTCCATGTGGCGAGCCGAATGAGCGCGGGCTGTCGGAGGTACTCGTCGTAGAGGCGGACCGCCCAGTCCGGAAGGTCCGAGGAGTCGATCGGGACGACTTCGACGATCCTCTCCAAGGAGGCTTCGAAGATCGCGTCGAACAAGCCGTCCTTGCTTCCGAAGTAGTCGTAGAGCTGGGCCTTGTTGGTGCGGGCTGCCGCGACGATGCGCTCCACCCGTGCCCCGGCGATGCCGTGCACGGCGAACTCCTCCGTCGCCGCGTCGATGATCCGTGCCCGGGTCGCGGCCCCACGTGCTGTCAGCTCCTTGTCGGTCATCACCCCACATTACTGAACAGAACGGTTGGTTTGCTTCGGTCGCACGGAGGGTGCACACTGGACAGACCGAACAGTCTGTTTGAAGGAGATCTGATGCGAAGCACTCGAGGATGGGCCGCGGATGGATCCGGGGTGCTCCGAAGGACCCTGCTGGAGCGGCGCGACCTGCGTCCGGACGACATCGCCGTGCGGATCGACTACTGCGGCGTCTGCCACAGCGACCTGCACGCGCTGCGCGAGCACGGTGGCGAATCCACGCCACTCCTGGTGCCGGGCCATGAGTTCACCGGTGTCGTCACGGAGGTGGGGCGGGAGGCGGAGCGCTTCGCCGTCGGCGATGCCGTCGCGGTCGGAAACATCGTCGATGCGTGCCTCCGCTGCGACATGTGCGAGGCGGGGCAGGAGAACTTCTGCCGCGAGTTCCCGACGCTGACCTACGGGGGCGCGGACCGGCGGGACGGCACGGTGACCCTCGGGGCCTTCGCCCGCGAGTACGTCCTGCGAGAGGACTTCGCCCATCGCCTGCCCGAGGGGCTCGACCCCGCTGCTGCGGCCCCGCTGCTGTGCGCCGGCATCACCGTCTGGGAGCCGCTGCGAGCGCTCGGCGTCGGACCCGGAACGCGCGTCGCGGTCGTGGGTCTGGGCGGGCTCGGGCATCTCGCGGTCAAGCTGGCGGTGGCGCTCGGTGCCCGGACCACGGTCGTCAGCCGTTCTGCGGACAAGGCCGCGGATGTGCGTCGGCTCGGGGCCGATGAGCTCCTCGTCTCCGGCGACAGCGGCACCATGGGTGCGGCGCGGGGACGGTTCGATGTCGTGCTGGACACGGTCGCGATCGCCCATGATCTCGGGCCGTATCTCGATCTGCTCGCGCTCGACGGCACCTTGGCGCAGCTCGGCCACCTCGGAACCGTCTCCATCGAGACGACGGATCTGCTGATCGGCCGCAAGAGGCTCACATCGGCCGGGAGCGGAGGGATGCCGCAGACGGCACAGCTGCTCGAGTTCTGCGCGGAGCACGACGTGGTCGCCGACATCGAGATCCTCCCGTCGTCACGGGTCGAAGAGTCTCTCGAACGGCTCGCTCGAGGCGACGTGCGCTACCGCTTCGTCCTCGACCTGTCCGATCTCGACGTCGCCACGCCGTGAGGTTCAGCCCAGGGAGCAGGCCACGCCGTTGAAACCGTGGTTGCAGTACCCGCCGGGGTTCACGTGCAGGTACTGCTGGTGGACGGGCTCGCCCGTGTAGTAGACGCCGTCCCCGGCCTCGGCCAAGGGCTTCAGCTCCGTGGTGATGCGGCCGCGGCCGGCCTCGTCGAGGGCGTCCTGGTAGCGCGCGACGGAATCGCGGACCACCTCGCCCTGGCTCTCGGACGTCCAGTACACGGCGCTGCGGTACTCGGTGCCGACGTCGTTGCCCTGGCGGTTCGCGGTGGTCGGGTCGTGCTGCTGCCAGAACTGCGTGAGCAGGGCCCGCAGGGTCTCCTCGCCGCCGGAGTAGATGACGCGGACGGCCTCGGTATGGCCGGTCTTCGCCGAGAAGACCTCTTCATACGTGGGGTGGGGCGTGTAGCCGCCGGCGTAGCCCGAGGACGTGGTGTGCACACCGGGGATCTGCCAGGCGATGCGCTCGATGCCCCAGAAGCAGCCGCCCGCCAGGATGATCTCGTCGGTGCCCTCCGGCCACGGACGCGGATCGGTGGGGGAGTCCGGGCCGAGCATGTCGGTGCCCAGCACGAGGTGCTCGCGCTCGAGAGCGTAGGGATAGCGGTCCCGGCCCGGAAGGGCGTCCTCCGGCGCGACCATGTCCTTCTTGTGCGCGTACAGGAGGTCCATCATCTGCCACATGAAGCTCACGGTAGCCCTGCCCGGTCGTGCTGGGGAGGGCACAGGGAGGCTTCTCACGGGCGTCGCGCGAACGGGAACAAAGACGTCCGGGCGAGCAGCGGATCCAGCGATGGTCGCGAACTCCCCACGAGGGCAGTTGTCCACAGTCCCGCCGAACCGGTGGTGGGGAGTTTCCGTGCCCGGTAAGGTCACGGTGATCTGACACACAGCTGGAAGGTTCCCGCATGTCCCGACGACTCCTGGCCGCCGTGGCCACTGCCGCCCTTGCCGTCGGGCTCGCAGCCTGCGGAGACCGTGGTGACGGCCCCGTGACCGAGCCGCCGCCCGAGATCAACGCCGGCAGTGATGACGGCGGCGCCGGCGATGACGGTGGTGCCAGCGACGGGGGCGGTGCCGGCGACGCCGGTGGCGCCGATGCTGGGAGCGACGACGGGACCGCAGTCAGTGACGCCGGCGGCGAGGACGACGGCTCGACGCAGGCCGCTCCGGACATCCCGCCGCCGGATCCTGCCGACTTCCCGGGCATGGACGAGAACACGCCGGAAGGGGCGGAGCAGGCTGTTCGTTTCTACTTCGCAAACGTGTACTGGGGGTACCAGACGGGGGATTCCTCGCGGGCAGGTGAGCTCTATTCTGAAGGCTGCGAAGCGTGCGAAAAGTTCGAGACGCAGATCGATGGATTTGAGGACGGGTTGACCTGGGGTCCTGTGGAGATTTCGGACTTCGGGATTACTCATTACGAGTCCGAAAACTTTGATTATGAAATCGGATACATATTCACTGTCGGCAAGCATGAGGCTCCTGGCGACTCGAAAGAAGTCCTCCATGCGGAGGCCACTGACTACACGGCTATTGCGGGGGTCACCTGGGTTGACGGGAGTTGGGTGATCGGCGGCATGTCGTTTGGGGAGGCAG encodes the following:
- a CDS encoding ABC transporter substrate-binding protein yields the protein MNTNSTGPMGRRGFLRGSAVLAGAAGIVAGIGACAPKDTGSGSGGGSDSGGAPAGEADPDGHLTAAISYELGTNGFDPMTTSAALTVAVNWHTLEGLTELHPVTREVYAALATEIPSADGTSVDVTLRDGAVFHDGSPVTTDDVVFSFERVLNPDNASLYAQFISFIEGVEKKDDTTVTFSLTSPTGVFAERLSTVKIVPQAAVEADPKAFDSNPIGTGPWTMTDSGAASKIVEFERFDDYTGPMPAKAGTMSWQIIPDAATRTNALQSQTVQAIDSVPYLSIDGLKATSDVESVGGFGLLFAMFNNAPDNPFNDLKNRQAFLYAIDMDKVIETGLSGQATAASCFVQPEHPNYKEASTVYSLDAEKAKALFAETGLASFRMLVTDHGWVQQVTPIIQESLTALGIDVAFEQKQSADVYNTIDSDPDAYDVVIAPGDPSVFGNDPDLLMRWWYGNDIWTDTRMHWKGEGAYDEVQELLTKGLETADAAEQEKVWSQLFDLLSDEVPLYPLFHRKSPTAWDGSTLVDFQPISLTGLSFVDVATTASA
- a CDS encoding FadR/GntR family transcriptional regulator, with the protein product MVRTKGAGGSAVERIQELILAEGLVPGDPMPTETALCERLEISRSSVREAMRTLASLDIVEVRHGHGTFVGQLSLAPLVNGLLFRARLDDGNDLRALREVVELRIAIDLSVADQLVDIYRGTVNPELESLVEEMRTLAGRGEPFPQADAAFHSTLFADLANGLMRQLAQAFWEIHTTAVPMLGLAPAEDILDTVEAHRAMLVALEAGDADAYRAAVHEHYRPLGRTLDAAAETGRTAALR
- a CDS encoding arsenic metallochaperone ArsD family protein, which codes for MTSVDEPAQLAALDIFLPSPPPDPEQQEAFLDEAAALALDGHPITVYFQDEDAWAFEECEPVREMLEAVGDAVLPVTVLGLDIVVSWAYPSTDQMTRFAQVGGASEAPRSAAASACGPGGAGAPMPREAGGFAAQLMGAAPAPARPAGGPEIEGRRNLMGGDHGDGLPDRASPAPGAVAD
- a CDS encoding TetR/AcrR family transcriptional regulator produces the protein MTDKELTARGAATRARIIDAATEEFAVHGIAGARVERIVAAARTNKAQLYDYFGSKDGLFDAIFEASLERIVEVVPIDSSDLPDWAVRLYDEYLRQPALIRLATWTRLERRPTGHLVQEGDRRDDRKLRFIADAQAAGTVRDGEPFDIMALVIGMSMAWSPVSNVYAATSDEPEHVHRARRDLLRESVRRAVMTD
- a CDS encoding NAD(P)-dependent alcohol dehydrogenase, with amino-acid sequence MRSTRGWAADGSGVLRRTLLERRDLRPDDIAVRIDYCGVCHSDLHALREHGGESTPLLVPGHEFTGVVTEVGREAERFAVGDAVAVGNIVDACLRCDMCEAGQENFCREFPTLTYGGADRRDGTVTLGAFAREYVLREDFAHRLPEGLDPAAAAPLLCAGITVWEPLRALGVGPGTRVAVVGLGGLGHLAVKLAVALGARTTVVSRSADKAADVRRLGADELLVSGDSGTMGAARGRFDVVLDTVAIAHDLGPYLDLLALDGTLAQLGHLGTVSIETTDLLIGRKRLTSAGSGGMPQTAQLLEFCAEHDVVADIEILPSSRVEESLERLARGDVRYRFVLDLSDLDVATP
- the msrA gene encoding peptide-methionine (S)-S-oxide reductase MsrA, encoding MWQMMDLLYAHKKDMVAPEDALPGRDRYPYALEREHLVLGTDMLGPDSPTDPRPWPEGTDEIILAGGCFWGIERIAWQIPGVHTTSSGYAGGYTPHPTYEEVFSAKTGHTEAVRVIYSGGEETLRALLTQFWQQHDPTTANRQGNDVGTEYRSAVYWTSESQGEVVRDSVARYQDALDEAGRGRITTELKPLAEAGDGVYYTGEPVHQQYLHVNPGGYCNHGFNGVACSLG
- a CDS encoding DUF6318 family protein, with amino-acid sequence MSRRLLAAVATAALAVGLAACGDRGDGPVTEPPPEINAGSDDGGAGDDGGASDGGGAGDAGGADAGSDDGTAVSDAGGEDDGSTQAAPDIPPPDPADFPGMDENTPEGAEQAVRFYFANVYWGYQTGDSSRAGELYSEGCEACEKFETQIDGFEDGLTWGPVEISDFGITHYESENFDYEIGYIFTVGKHEAPGDSKEVLHAEATDYTAIAGVTWVDGSWVIGGMSFGEAGSE